From a region of the Motacilla alba alba isolate MOTALB_02 chromosome 25, Motacilla_alba_V1.0_pri, whole genome shotgun sequence genome:
- the ATP8B2 gene encoding phospholipid-transporting ATPase ID isoform X1, translating into MSPALPPAIRGAVQDSHGSPGAAPLARPPPGPQSRPRSAASPRPPPPLTSAADRRRRGHGELRRRQRQRPRPGPAARPLPMGCGAAGHGAVRGPPSPRGRASSASQRAGVQREVPSNCIKTSKYNIVTFLPVNLFEQFQEVANTYFLFLLILQLIPQISSLSWFTTIVPLVLVLTITAVKDATDDYFRHKSDNQVNNRQSQVLIGGVLRQEQWMNVRVGDIIKLENNQFVAQADLLLLSSSEPHGLCYIETAELDGETNMKVRQAIPVTAELGDTSQLARFDGEVICEPPNNKLDKFGGTLYWKENKYPLSNQNMLLRGCVLRNTEWCFGLVIFAGPDTKLMQNSGRTKFKRTSIDRLMNTLVLWIFGFLVCMGVILAIGNAIWEHEVGVCFQIYLPWDEGVHSAFFSGFLSFWSYIIILNTVVPISLYVSVEVIRLGHSYFINWDKKMYCAKRRTPAEARTTTLNEELGQVEYIFSDKTGTLTQNIMVFSKCSVNGHSYGDVQDILGHKAELGERPEPVDFSFNPLADPRFQFWDPSLLEAVKLGDLHVHEFFRLLSLCHTVMSEEKSEGELLYKAQSPDEGALVTAARNFGFVFRSRTPKTITVQELGQAITYQLLAILDFNNIRKRMSVIVRSPEGKIRLYCKGADTILLERLHPLNQDLTNITTDHLNEYAGEGLRTLVLAYKDLEESYYKDWSERLHRAGSAPEAREDHLARLYDEVEHDMMLLGATAIEDKLQQGVPETIAILTLANIKIWVLTGDKQETAVNIGYSCKMLTDDMTEVFVVTGHTVLEVREELRKAREKMMDASRSVCNGFSYQEKLSSKLTSVLEAIAGEYALVINGHSLAHALEADMEVEFLETACACKAVICCRVTPLQKAQVVELVKKYKKAVTLAIGDGANDVSMIKTAHIGVGISGQEGIQAVLASDYSFSQFKFLQRLLLVHGRWSYLRMCKFLCYFFYKNFAFTMVHFWFGFFCGFSAQTVYDQYFITLYNIVYTSLPVLAMGVFDQDVPEQRSMEYPKLYEPGQLNLLFNKREFFICIAQGIYTSILMFFIPYGVFADATRDDGAQLADYQSFAVTVATSLVIVVSVQIGLDTGFWTAINHFFIWGSLAAYFAILFTMHSDGLFRMFPNQFRFVGNAQNTLAQPTVWLTIALTAVVCIVPVVAFRFLKLDLKPELSDTVRYTQLVRKKQKTQHRCMRHAGRAGSRRSGYAFSHQEGFGELIMSGKNMRLSSLALSSFAPRPSASWIDTLRKKKGCEGGGAGSPGGAADKTLRV; encoded by the exons ATGTCCCCGGCACTGCCCCCGGCGATCCGTGGGGCTGTCCAGGACTCACACGGCTcccccggagccgccccgctggcgcggccgccgccggggccgcaGTCTcggccgcgctccgccgcttccccgcgccccccccctcccctcacTTCCGCCGCCGACCGGCGCCGCCGCGGCCATGGGGAGCTGAGGCGGCGGCAGaggcagcggccccggcccggcccggccgcccgcccgctccccatgggctgcggggccgcgggACATGGAGCGGTGCGCGGCCCGCCGAGCCCCCG AGGAAGAGCGTCGAGTGCGAGCCAACGCGCGGGAGTACAACGAGAAGTTCCA AGCAACTGCATCAAGACCTCCAAGTACAACATTGTCACCTTCCTGCCTGTCAACCTCTTCGAGCAGTTCCAGGAAGTGGCCAACACctatttcctcttcctcctcatcctgcag ctgatTCCTCAGATCTCTTCGCTCTCCTGGTTTACCACCATCGTGCCTTTGGTTCTTGTCTTAACCATCACAGCTGTCAAAGATGCCACCGATGACTAC ttCCGCCATAAAAGCGACAACCAGGTGAACAACCGGCAGTCTCAGGTCCTGATCGGTGGAGT ccttCGGCAGGAGCAGTGGATGAACGTCCGTGTTGGAGACATCATCAAGTTGGAGAACAACCAGTTTGTGGCG CAGGCtgacctcctcctcctctccagcagcGAACCCCATGGGTTGTGCTACATAGAGACTGCAGAGCTGGATGG ggagacCAACATGAAGGTGCGTCAGGCCATCCCCGTCACCGCGGAGCTGGGGGACACCAGCCAGCTGGCTCGCTTTGACG GTGAGGTGATCTGTGAGCCCCCCAACAACAAGCTGGACAAGTTTGGTGGGACACTGTACTGGAAGGAGAACAAGTACCCCCTGAGCAACCAGAACATGCTGCTGCGGGGCTGCGTCCTGCGCAACACCGAGTGGTGCTTTGGCCTCGTCATCTTTGCAG gacCTGACACAAAACTGATGCAGAACAGCGGCCGGACCAAATTTAAGCGGACGAGCATCGACCGGCTGATGAACACGCTGGTGCTCTGG ATCTTTGGGTTCCTGGTGTGCATGGGAGTGATCCTGGCCATTGGCAACGCCATCTGGGAGCACGAGGTGGGCGTCTGCTTCCAGATCTACTTGCCCTGGGACGAGGGGGTGCACAGTGCCTTCTTCTCTGGCTTCCTCTCCTTCTGGTCGTACATCATCATCCTCAACACTGTGGTGCCCATCTCGCTCTATGTGAG CGTTGAGGTGATCCGGCTTGGGCACAGCTACTTCATCAACTGGGACAAGAAGATGTACTGTGCCAAGCGCCGGACGCCAGCTGAAGCCCGCACCACCACCCTCAAcgaggagctggggcaggtggAGTACATCTTCTCCGACAAGACTGGCACCCTCACCCAGAATATCATGGTCTTCAGCAAGTGCTCTGTGAACGGGCACAGCTATG GTGATGTGCAGGACATCCTGGGtcacaaggcagagctgggagag AGGCCAGAGCCTGTAGACTTCTCCTTCAACCCGCTGGCGGACCCACGGTTCCAGTTCTGGGACCCCAGCCTGCTGGAAGCCGTCAAGCTGGGAGACCTCCACGTGCACGAGTTCTTCCGCCTGCTCTCGCTCTGTCACACCGTCATGTCCGAGGAGAAGAGTGAAG GGGAGCTGTTGTACAAGGCACAGTCCCCAGACGAGGGAGCGCTGGTCACAGCCGCCAGAAACTTTGGCTTTGTGTTCCGGTCCCGCACGCCCAAGACCATCACGGTGCAGGAGCTGGGTCAAGCCATCACCTACCAGCTGCTGGCCATCCTGGACTTCAACAACATCCGCAAGCGCATGTCTGTCATCG tcCGCAGCCCCGAGGGCAAGATCCGGCTGTACTGCAAAGGTGCTGACACCATCCTGCTGGAGCGGCTGCACCCCCTGAACCAGGACCTGACCAACATCACCACCGACCACCTCAAT GAGTACGCTGGCGAGGGGCTGCGGACGCTGGTGCTGGCTTACAAAGACCTGGAGGAGAGCTACTACAAGGATTGGTCCGAGCGGCTGCATcgagctggcagtgcccccgAGGCCCGTGAGGATCACCTGGCTCGGCTCTACGATGAGGTGGAGCATGATATGATG CTGCTTGGAGCCACAGCCATCGAGGACAAACTGCAGCAGGGGGTCCCCGAAACCATTGCCATCCTGACGCTGGCCAACATCAAGATCTGGGTGCTGACAGGGGACAAGCAGG AAACGGCTGTGAACATCGGCTACTCCTGCAAGATGCTGACAGATGACATGACAGAGGTGTTTGTGGTCACAGGCCACACTGTGCTGGAAGTGCGAGAGGAGCTGAG GAAAGCCCGGGAGAAGATGATGGATGCTTCACGTTCTGTGTGCAATGGCTTCTCCTACCAGGAGAAACTCTCCTCCAAGCTTACCTCTGTGCTGGAAGCCATTGCGGGCGAATACGCCCTGGTCATCAACGGGCACAGCCTG GCCCACGCTCTGGAGGCAGACATGGAGGTGGAATTCCTGGAGACAGCGTGTGCATGCAAGGCCGTTATCTGCTGCCGTGTCACACCCCTGCAGAAAGCCCAGGTGGTGGAGCTGGTCAAGAAGTACAAGAAAGCCGTCACTTTGGCCATTGGGGATGGGGCCAACGATGTCAGCATGATCAAGA CTGCCCACATTGGGGTGGGCATCAGTGGGCAGGAAGGCATCCAGGCCGTGCTGGCCTCCGACTACTCCTTCTCCCAGTTCAAGTTCCTACAGCGCCTGCTCCTGGTGCACGGGCGCTGGTCCTACCTGCGCATGTGCAAGTTTCTTTGCTACTTCTTCTACAAGAACTTCGCCTTCACCATGGTCCACTTCTGGTTTGGCTTCTTCTGCGGCTTCTCAGCGCAG ACAGTGTATGACCAGTACTTCATCACGCTGTACAACATTGTCTACACCTCGCTGCCTGTGCTTGCTATGGGTGTCTTTGACCAG GATGTGCCAGAGCAGCGGAGCATGGAGTACCCCAAACTCTACGAGCCTGGGCAGCTGAACCTGCTCTTCAACAAGCGGGAGTTCTTCATCTGCATTGCCCAGGGCATCTACACCTCCATCCTCATGTTCTTCATCCCCTACGGTGTCTTCGCTGATGCCACCCGTGATGACGGTGCCCAGCTGGCCGACTACCAGTCCTTCGCCGTCACTGTCGCCACCTCCCTCGTCATTGTGGTCAGCGTGCAG ATCGGGTTAGACACAGGATTCTGGACAGCCATCAACCACTTCTTCATCTGGGGCAGCCTGGCCGCCTACTTCGCCATCCTCTTCACCATGCACAGCGACGGCCTCTTCCGGATGTTCCCCAACCAGTTCCGCTTTGTGG GTAACGCGCAGAACACGCTGGCCCAGCCCACGGTCTGGCTGACCATCGCCCTCACCGCCGTAGTCTGTATCGTGCCCGTCGTGGCCTTTCGCTTCCTTAAGCTGGACCTGAAACCCGAGCTCTCGGATACG GTGCGCTACACTCAGCTGGTACGGAAGAAGCAGAAGACGCAGCACCGGTGCATGCGGCACGCGGGGCGCGCGGGCTCGCGCCGCTCCGGCTACGCCTTCTCCCATCAGGAGGGTTTCGGGGAGCTCATCATGTCTGGCAAGAACATGCGGCTTAGCTCCTTGGCGCTCTCCAGCTTCGCCCCCCGCCCCAGCGCCAGCTGGATTGACACCCTGCGGAAGAAGAAGGGCTGCGAGGGCGGCGGTGCCGGCAGCCCCGGTGGCGCAGCCGACAAGACTCTCAGGGTGTGA